A single Blattabacterium sp. (Mastotermes darwiniensis) str. MADAR DNA region contains:
- the lptB gene encoding LPS export ABC transporter ATP-binding protein: protein MTLMVKNIYKKYKKKYVVNNVTFHLNPGEIVGLIGPNGAGKTTSFYMIVGLIKPYRGKIILNEEDITNYPIHQRSRKGIGYLAQEPSIFRKLSVEDNILCILEMQEKIDQKENKNKMEQLMEEFGLQDIRKNRGDILSGGERKRTEIARCLAINPKFILLDEPFSGIDPIAMEELQRIILSLKKKNIGILITDHNVQEIFSITDRLYLMVEGKILKEVYSQEELRQDSMVRKVYLGNK from the coding sequence ATGACTTTGATGGTTAAGAATATATATAAAAAATATAAAAAAAAATACGTTGTAAATAACGTAACTTTTCATTTAAATCCTGGAGAAATAGTTGGATTAATTGGTCCTAATGGAGCTGGAAAAACAACCTCTTTCTATATGATTGTAGGACTTATAAAACCGTATCGAGGAAAAATTATTCTTAATGAAGAAGATATAACCAATTATCCGATTCATCAACGTTCTAGAAAAGGAATAGGTTATTTGGCTCAAGAGCCCTCAATATTTAGAAAATTGTCTGTGGAAGACAATATTTTATGCATATTAGAAATGCAAGAAAAAATTGATCAAAAAGAAAATAAAAATAAAATGGAACAACTTATGGAAGAATTTGGATTGCAAGATATCCGAAAAAATCGTGGAGATATTCTTTCTGGTGGAGAACGTAAACGAACTGAAATTGCTAGATGTTTAGCTATAAATCCTAAATTTATTCTTTTAGATGAACCATTTTCTGGAATAGATCCAATAGCTATGGAGGAATTACAAAGAATTATTCTTTCTTTAAAAAAAAAAAATATTGGTATATTGATAACGGATCATAATGTACAAGAAATTTTTTCTATAACAGATCGTCTTTATTTAATGGTTGAAGGGAAAATATTAAAGGAGGTCTATTCTCAAGAAGAATTGAGACAAGATTCTATGGTAAGAAAAGTTTATTTAGGAAATAAATGA
- a CDS encoding ABC transporter ATP-binding protein, producing the protein MKKKISSLKQFLKISFHYKYILIAIISLSLSISFISAYRPKLIQKAIDVHIVYKDFFGLKNILLWISFLLFLESVFHFILLYLSNILAQNVIEKIRILLFEKFLYFKTSFFNKTPIGKLVSYYVSDIETITVIFNDGILLVSGDFLRIMMILIMMYTVHKKLAIIVCFTIPFMYFITRFFQNTLKKTFHEERVHTSRLNSFLQEKIIGMPIIQIFHKEKEEYLKFKSINYKLMNAHFKTIFYFSIFFPIVEFISAASIGFVIFYGGFHAIKKVNIEPGKIIAFIFFIYLLFRPMRQIADRFNIIQRGIAGIERIFSILNSEETIMNKGNIQIKKLKGHIIFNNVYFSYLNHEEMVLKGISFEIFPGEKVAIVGSTGSGKSTITHLISRLYEIKKGKIFIDGYCIQDIELKNLRSHIRVVTQDAFLFNDSIINNITLGNPSISVEKIEKMAKKIGIHSFIKSLPHGYKYIVKEKGDILSLGEKQLISFLRVQIHPYSILILDEATASLNKELEKSIYHAIDSLTKKRTSIIITHRLSTLENADKILVFNKGFLVEKGTHQELIRLNGYYAELYKETLNK; encoded by the coding sequence ATGAAAAAAAAAATATCTTCCTTAAAACAATTTTTAAAAATAAGTTTTCATTATAAATATATTCTGATAGCAATAATCAGTCTCTCTCTATCAATATCTTTTATATCGGCTTATCGTCCTAAGTTAATACAAAAAGCTATAGATGTACATATAGTTTATAAAGATTTTTTTGGACTTAAAAATATTTTACTATGGATTAGTTTTCTACTTTTTTTAGAAAGTGTATTTCATTTTATTCTATTATATTTATCCAATATTTTAGCTCAAAACGTTATTGAGAAAATAAGAATTCTTTTGTTTGAAAAATTCCTATATTTCAAGACTTCTTTTTTTAACAAAACTCCAATTGGAAAATTGGTATCCTATTATGTTTCGGATATAGAAACAATTACAGTTATATTCAACGATGGAATATTGCTTGTATCTGGAGACTTTTTAAGAATAATGATGATTCTAATTATGATGTATACAGTGCATAAAAAATTAGCTATTATTGTTTGTTTTACTATTCCTTTTATGTACTTTATTACTCGATTTTTTCAGAATACATTAAAAAAAACTTTTCATGAAGAACGTGTACACACTTCACGTTTGAATAGTTTTTTACAAGAAAAAATTATAGGAATGCCTATAATACAAATTTTTCATAAAGAAAAAGAAGAATATTTAAAATTTAAGTCTATCAATTATAAATTGATGAATGCACATTTTAAAACAATTTTTTATTTTTCTATTTTTTTTCCAATAGTGGAATTTATATCTGCTGCTTCAATAGGTTTTGTAATATTTTACGGAGGATTTCATGCAATTAAAAAAGTAAATATCGAACCAGGAAAGATTATTGCTTTTATTTTTTTTATTTACCTTCTTTTTCGTCCAATGCGTCAAATAGCAGATAGGTTTAATATTATACAAAGAGGAATAGCTGGAATAGAACGTATATTTTCTATATTAAATTCGGAAGAAACAATTATGAATAAAGGAAATATACAAATCAAAAAATTAAAAGGACATATTATTTTCAATAATGTTTATTTTTCCTATTTAAATCATGAAGAAATGGTTCTTAAAGGAATTTCTTTCGAAATATTTCCTGGAGAAAAAGTTGCTATAGTAGGATCTACAGGATCTGGAAAATCTACAATTACACATTTAATTTCCAGATTATACGAAATAAAAAAAGGAAAAATTTTCATTGATGGATATTGTATTCAAGATATAGAACTTAAAAATTTAAGATCTCATATAAGAGTAGTGACACAGGATGCATTTTTATTTAATGATTCCATTATTAATAATATAACCTTGGGTAATCCTTCAATTAGCGTAGAAAAAATAGAAAAAATGGCAAAAAAAATAGGCATACATAGTTTTATAAAATCCTTGCCCCACGGATATAAATATATTGTAAAAGAAAAAGGAGATATTTTATCACTTGGAGAAAAACAATTAATTTCTTTTTTAAGAGTACAAATTCATCCTTATTCTATCCTTATTTTAGATGAAGCAACAGCTTCTTTGAATAAAGAATTGGAAAAATCGATTTATCATGCCATAGATTCTTTGACTAAAAAGAGAACTTCAATTATTATCACTCATCGTCTTTCTACATTAGAAAATGCAGACAAGATTTTAGTTTTCAATAAGGGTTTTCTTGTAGAAAAAGGAACCCATCAAGAATTGATCCGATTAAATGGATATTATGCAGAATTATACAAAGAAACATTGAATAAATAA
- a CDS encoding thiamine diphosphokinase: MNHRFIGPEVELFLNGNPPNIVKNKYFFYGKKIFAVDGAFYYLKKMGIKVDFISGDFDSILKKDLPLKDEVFETNNQDITDFDKALRIIHHKGFLNVNVWGAGGREQDHFLGNLSTALKYKKKLSLIFHDDYHSYFFSNKKTFFYQKKNKIISLFPFPKVEGLLTYGLKYPINDESFQIGKRIGIRNKAIESKIKIIYKKGELLIFLEK; the protein is encoded by the coding sequence ATGAATCATCGTTTTATAGGTCCAGAAGTAGAATTATTTCTCAATGGAAATCCTCCTAATATTGTAAAAAATAAATATTTTTTTTATGGAAAAAAAATATTTGCTGTGGACGGAGCTTTTTATTATTTAAAAAAAATGGGAATAAAAGTTGATTTTATTAGTGGAGATTTTGATTCCATTCTCAAAAAAGATCTTCCTTTAAAAGATGAAGTTTTTGAAACTAACAATCAAGATATAACAGATTTTGATAAAGCTTTGCGAATAATCCATCATAAAGGTTTTTTGAATGTAAATGTTTGGGGAGCTGGAGGTAGGGAACAAGATCATTTTTTAGGGAATCTATCCACTGCTTTAAAATATAAGAAAAAATTATCCCTAATTTTTCATGACGATTATCATTCTTATTTTTTTTCTAATAAAAAAACATTTTTTTATCAGAAAAAAAATAAGATCATTTCTCTTTTTCCATTTCCAAAAGTAGAAGGATTATTAACTTATGGTCTAAAGTATCCTATCAATGATGAATCATTTCAAATAGGCAAACGTATAGGAATCAGAAATAAAGCCATTGAATCGAAAATAAAAATAATTTATAAAAAAGGAGAATTATTAATTTTCTTAGAAAAATAA